The stretch of DNA TTTAGGACTCCAACAACCATCCAATCAATAAAATGTACTGCTAGCTAACACATTTACAAAGCAAGATGGCTGAGCGTTTGGTCAGTTAATAAAACTGAAGATACTCTTGTTGACAAAGAACAGAGCCTTTTTTTTGTTTCCTCTTTCTCTGTTTCTTTCACGTATCGGCCAATGTGACCCCTTAAATTCTTCAAGTATATAACCAGCTCAACAAAAAATTTCTGTTGGTTCTGAAGTCAGAACATAAGTGAAAGATTACAAGGGGAACAAGAAGAAAGTCAATTAAAATCTAGGAATGGAAGTGAAGGTGAGACATGTTTGTATTCCTGAGTATAGGCCCCTCAAACCCTGAAGAAACCAGTCAAAGAAAACATAAAAGCCTGCTGTCAAAAACTACGGGGAAAAACAATCAAAGAGGTAGCGTACGTGATGATATATTATGGATCTATGCACCAACAGAAGGCGTCAGAGGCAAGAACGACGGCGCGGCCGGACTCGGCCGCACCTATGACGTAGGCTCTGAAGCCCCCTAGTAGGTCGGCGACGACCTCGCCTGACTCGCCGGCACGCAGAGACAGGTGGTCTGGCGGGTTGAGGAGGCATTGCGAATGCTGATGGTGAGCTGGGATGGCTGTTGCCACCGCAGCAAGCACGACGGCGATGAGGCAGAGGAAAACCTACACGGAGGCCACGGCGCTCAAACCTTAAGCTCGGCAgcgcctgttcgggaggccgtaaaccatcgtggattatttactactggctggtttggtgtgagagaaaaacactgttccggctggaaatttacgatcgtttacgaccaagcgaacaggctagcaAGGTTATGTGGCGTGGACCGTGGAGAGACGCCAACTGGCATCCCACACCGACACGGTAGTTTTCATGTCGCCATCTCAGGGGCTTGAATTTGTTTATAAGGAATTTGAGAGATACGAACAGAACGCGAGAGCTAAATTAAACCACATAAGCTAGTGCCCCCACGTCTAGACGGATGGCCGCATCTGCACTCCATCTCCCCTGCGCATCTACATCCCGTGCCCGCCTACATGGGGCCTGTGCCGCCCGACCCACCCGACTGCACGTGGGAGGAGTCCCCGCTCACGCCCTCTCTGCTTCTCATGCATATGCACAGGGCCAGCAGCTAAAGTACATGACTACCATAGGTGGCTACGCCAGCATCGagaagagggggagggggcggTGGATGCCCAGCCATCGccgagaggaggaggagacaccgaggcaaAGGTGAGGCAGTAGAAAAGCGAAGACAGAGAtataacacccgatctacttttgaaacatccagatgcaacacatGATATgtctgaaggcagatgaaacatGTATCTAAACACAAgctgcaacacccgatctacttttgaaatattagatgaaacacttggaacatacgtACGAAACCGTTGAAACACTCAAAACATGcgtatgaaatacttgcaaaaaacacctaaaaacacttcaTATGTGTCAAAATATATGtaacatctagatgaaatacttgcaaacATATATCTGGAGAacgagatgaaacatttggaatatacacttgaaacatatgtgtatagccattgcaacatgtgcaacattccgatttacttttgcaacatcaagatgaaacacttacaacatccagatgaaacaactgaaacaattaaaacatactcttgcaacatgggcTTTGTTTGGACGAATGGAAGCATGCCGGCGCGGAGGTTGACGGCGGCGCATGGACCTCGTTGTGCTGTGCGGTACAGGCAACTCATCGTCGGGCGCGGCATCATATGATTCTCATCCCCCTTGCCTGCTTGCTGGAGCATCCATCGTGGAGGCTCGCCGGCTCACCAGCTCGGTGGAAGCGGTTGCGGCGAGCGGGCCGGCCACGATGAGGAGTCAGCACGGTGGAGGCGAGGGAGGCAGACTGGGTCCGGTGAGGAATGTGGAGAGGAGGAAGCAGTGCGAGGAGGCAGCGCGGAGGAGCCCACTAGGGCGGGGGCACGGCGTTGTAGGGGATCGACGGCGGTGAGGTGGAGTGGGGTGGGCAGATGGACACGGCAACGCGGGGAGGAAATGGGGCAACAAGCATCGGGACAAGCGAACGAGACGAGCGGATAGGGTCGCTGGGTGAGTGGCGTGTGCAGGAGTGTGTGATGGGAGGCGTCCATCCATCTGGACATCTTAATTATTTCATTATTGATGctggaaggaacataatcaagttGGACAACAGTAATCTATGATCGATCAGACGGCGCGAGGGAAGCGTGGTTCTGTTAGGTTTCATCCCACATTGGTAATTGATGGTGGGGGTGCATAACATATAAGGTGGGGGCAACCTTTACCTATCAAGCTAGTCTTTTAGGTTaaagtaagagcatctccaagagttcccatgAATTTCTTCCTAAAAATCATAGAGTTTCCCAACTCGCCAAAAAGTATTGGGAGGAATAAACGAAACCATCTCCAATAGGTGCCAAGATTGGGAGGAATAAATAAAACCATCTCCAATTGGTGCCAAAAGATTGGGAGGTAGGATTTTTTGCGACTAATTGGGAGGTGTCatacccgattttaaggataaaatgggatgcaaaatcttatgtgtgcctagagatcagtcacacacataagccgacaaattataaatagtatcatcataagtgtttattacatcacgaataataagacattcttcacataaatgtagcggaattataaagaaaaatctctcgcggaagctccatatcacaggcacgtcaactggttgaccacaagtctagtaatcctcaggaaagtcgtcattaccatagccatctgttatccattcaggatttttatccaaataatgaaaataaacaagcgtaagtacgtgtcatactcaacaagtgtaacatggggttcatgaggctcaaaaggcttgacacaggtttaacagcattcaacttttaattgtcataattttagcataagagtagcaacaagttatttTAATCTCATAGTAAacatatgatcaatgtaaacaagaataatgaatagcataaacagataattcttagtgatcatctattccgtaaatgttccaaggccgctcgtgaccatgagcatggctgatataccagttttacactgtgcagaggttgtacactttcactgtgagttgtgatacccatatgcccaggttaattactctcaaaacacttccaaggtgagtaggcagggctcactatgaagcctttcaaaggttcatctaacaagttaggctcattagattcactcgacaaacagacatataaaccccctgtcgaatgacacaattccatcacggctatacatataagagtagaggctatcctatatccgattcgtcaagccattcttacgccaataaaggtaaccactaacaagctagaaaaggtcctcatactgagctaaagccagagccatgtaggcctcacagctatactgtaagtcccagatgttcacttacagataagtccttaggaagaggaatctgaagcatttagaaagtagctaaacactccagccccctgtttccatgttgctaaaaaatcatattttaatgtttattgcatataccattagtcaaattacaagatcatggtttaattgagcactagcaaagctacccaatacatatcccataggaggcaaggtataagttcaattctagggaatccctatcaaggtgacacatgcattatgaattaaatgtattaaagttgataggaaacaagaataatcccatgctatacttgccataAACACAGTGCTCCTGTTGTTCCTGCTCATCAAaatagtactcttgatcacccacgaattgttcaccgtctatactcgataatcacagcaacatacaagcatccagaagcaatcatgcatagcaaacaaaggctatagattagaacagtacaccaacagcataaaatcaagatgaaaagtttgtaaaacgaagatatgtctcgctatgaacacacagacgtgaagatcacaaaatcgaagctaaaacgaagaagttatgaattaaactagatttcctttattaaaataatatattaaatctaacctcaaattttaaaagttaaaaacatacttaacagtagtatgaacttgtagattacacaattacaaatctaacgcaacttgaatggatcaaatcggagttaaaacgaagattttatggctaaaacaagattagtggcaaaactggaaaatagatgaaacttgattttagaatttaaattaataaaatcagattttaaaccGAACCAGGGACTGCGGGCATGAAAACAAAAAAATACAGGGGTTTTTTAGAAAAGATATAGGGGCAGCGGGTTCTATTCTAGAAAACatcaggggctcttttgcaaaatagCCGGTCGAACCGGTATGGTGAGATCTGGACCATTAGATCTGATTTGGATGGCTCGAATTAAATTAGAGGGGGAGAGAGTGCTACCGCCAGGGAGGAAATCAACGGCGGCGACGGCCATGAACGGCGGCGAGAAGATCGCCGGTGGAGCTAGATTGGGGCCTACGGACCACCACAGAGCAAAGCGAGGGCACAGGGAGAAAGAGGACATGACGATGAACTCACCTAGATGGAATACCAAGGCAGGGGACCGACGACGATGCGTGGTGGCTGTGCAGAACCAACGACAGCGGCGAAGCTTAGGGTTGCAGCTCAAAGCGAGGGCGGTGGCTTCGGCGTGTGCATAGGGGCGCTATTTAAGGGGGAGCTATGCGTGGGGCGCACGCCAGGACATGGCGTGGTGGAGGCAGACTCGGCAGCGGGGAGCAGTGTCCGTGCTGGACATGAGCTAGAGGAAGGGGACGACTCCGACCGGTGGACCCAGCATGTCAGCGGATGAGAGCGCGAGGTAGGGCTGTCAGCCaaacagagagggagaggggagcgCCCGCACTCGGGCTTAGGCTGCTAGCCGTGGCTTTGGTGGGGAGAGGGGAAGCAGGAGCAGGCCGACCTGCTGTCGGGCTTGGCCTAGAGGGGAGCTGGGCCACGGTGGAGGCATGGGCTGAAACGTCCTACAATGAGGAAAACCAGACCGGCGGTGAGGGAAAGAGCGGACCCAGGCCTACGAAAGCTAGGCCGAGCTGGGCTGATCGGGCCAAAATCATGGGAGGAATTGAGGGGAAAATAAAACTCCTTTCCAATTTTCTTAAAATattttcaaatccaatttaaactcaaattcaattcttttgcaaaattattattttcctaaatttaaatgctcacaaaaggcATAATTAAGtcatttctcctattttaaaatcatgcaaattttagggtgttacaattctacccccttaaaataaatctcgtcctcgagattcagacgatgcttactcaaaaagctgtgggtatgtttttcttagatcctcttctctttcccaagtagcctcatcttctgtataccgatttcactgaaccttacacatctttataactcggcccCTCGTAACCCTTTCTGCCATCTCCAAAATCCTGACCGGAAATTCCTCATATgcaagatcttccttaactgtaagttcctctaacggtatctgctttttaggtacacgcaaacacttctttaattgagacacatgaaacacatcatatACACcagacaaactctcaggcagttccaactgataggctacttcacctcatctctctaaaatcttgaaaggcccaatatatcttggtgctaactttcctttcatgttaaaccttctcacacttctcataggtgacaccttcaagtaaacaTAGTCCCCTATttcgaaaaccaattctcttctcctagtgtcgacataactcttctgtcgagactgtgtcactctcaagttatccctaatcatccttacttgctcttctgcgtctcttaaaacatcctgtctgaacacttgagtttctcccgtttgattccaaaacaacggggttctacacttttgtccatacaaagc from Miscanthus floridulus cultivar M001 unplaced genomic scaffold, ASM1932011v1 fs_684_1_2, whole genome shotgun sequence encodes:
- the LOC136532658 gene encoding endo-1,3;1,4-beta-D-glucanase-like encodes the protein MLQQAGKGDENHMMPRPTMSCLYRTAQRGPCAAVNLRAGMLPFVQTKPMLQEYVLIVSVVSSGCYICLQVFLCLIAVVLAAVATAIPAHHQHSQCLLNPPDHLSLRAGESGEVVADLLGGFRAYVIGAAESGRAVVLASDAFCWCIETIADEVAEAGYFVVVLDFFNGDPYDTSKNVTEWNKFHSSVKAAKDAKPLFAALRKEGKTIAVGGYCWGGKFGVEIAKTDDIEVVCISHPKTVTAEDMKGVPFILYLQPCRVCIDWDDF